The Muribaculum intestinale genome includes the window GTGGTATGGCAGACTCCGAATTTCTGCATCACTTCTGGTTTGGTAAGCAGTTTCTCAACTGCATTGTCGGCGGCCACTGGACAGACCTCACCGAGTATTCTCTCGACAAGACGGTCTCCGAGTATTACGAGGTCAGAATATTTTATCGTTATATTGAAATCGGTGATACCGCTTTCAATGAGTGTATTGATATCAATCATGCGGTTTGGGTTCCTGTCGGGTTGTTAAGTGTGCCAGTCCCTGACAGGTTTTGGGACTGGCACACATTATAATTATAGTTTGGGGCCGGCGGCGCGAAACCCTCCGGGTGGAGTAGTTCCGCATCCTCCGATTACTATGCGGGAACTCAACGGCTCACGCTGGCGGTAGATGTCGGCTGGCTCCGCAACCATCGACTTTTTCGTGTCGGTGGTAGGAGTCTCAACTGTGTTAACCTGCTTGTTTTCTTCGCCGTCCTGTTCCTCTTTCTTTGGAGCGAGTTCTGCGGTAATTTTGCGGTCGAGAGCGGCAAGTTCTGATTTGAGTTGTTTCAACTCATCCTCCTTGCCCCACTGCTTGGCGACGATGGCTTCGAGCTGGGGAACGTCAGCTTTGAGTCTGGCAGTTCGTTCCTCATACTGGGCGATGATGCCGGGTATCTTTTCCAGTGCGTTGACGAAGTTCATACAGGCGGCGTGAGTGTCGCTCATGGCTATGAACCCGTTGTTGAACTTGTATTTGTAGTTCCCTTCGACCACAAAGCGGTTTTGAACGGTCTCCTTGCCGTCAACAAGATTACGCTCCGAGATGATGCTGATGGGGAAACCATAGA containing:
- a CDS encoding helix-turn-helix domain-containing protein; translated protein: MIDINTLIESGITDFNITIKYSDLVILGDRLVERILGEVCPVAADNAVEKLLTKPEVMQKFGVCHTTLHNWAKAGVLVPVKVGRKIHYRLGDVQALLERRGGK